A stretch of the Diadema setosum chromosome 16, eeDiaSeto1, whole genome shotgun sequence genome encodes the following:
- the LOC140239789 gene encoding 2-aminomuconic semialdehyde dehydrogenase-like, producing the protein MANGQTQVAIENFIDGEFVPTSCHVDSYDPSVGKAWAKIPDSGKEEVNLAVAAAKRAFKSWSRTSPAERSKVMNKIADLIEANLDELARLESRDQGKPVWLARAIDIPRAVHNFRFFASFILHTRNSSTILSEVNAINYTMRIPVGVAGLISPWNLPLYLLTFKIAPCIAAGNTCVCKPSEMTSVTSWKLAALMKKAGLPSGVVNMVYGYGPKAGAALVQHPDVPLISFTGGTATGLKITELSAPYCKKISLELGGKNAALVFDDADVDGMIPTSVNSGFINQGEICLCMSRIYVQDTLFDKFVEKFVAAAREMVVGPPTNNDSKLGALISQEHLNKVRGYVALAKEEGGTVHCGEGVDDLTLPEGYKNGYYMRPTVITGLSQNSRCIKEEIFGPVVCILPFTTEEEAIEKANDVKYGLAACVWTKDVSRTHRVSQQLMAGTVWANCWLVRDLNMPFGGMKASGIGREGVNESMDFYTEAKCICIKH; encoded by the exons ATGGCCAACGGTCAGACCCAAGTGGCCATCGAGAATTTCATCGATGGCGAATTTGTTCCAACGTCCTGCCACGTGGACAGCTACGACCCTTCGGTTGGAAAAGCCTGGGCAAAAATTCCAGACAGCGGCAAGGAAGAAGTCAATTTGGCAGTGGCAGCTGCCAAGCGAGCATTTAAGTC ATGGTCCAGGACCAGTCCAGCTGAGAGGTCAAAGGTGATGAACAAGATCGCGGACCTGATTGAGGCCAACCTGGACGAACTCGCTCGACTGGAGTCACGTGACCAGGGCAAGCCCGTCTGGTTGGCCAGGGCCATTGACATTCCACGTGCAGTGCACAACTTTCGCTTCTTTGCATCCTTCATCTTACACACAAGAAACAG CTCCACCATCCTGTCGGAGGTCAACGCCATCAACTACACAATGCGGATCCCCGTGGGCGTGGCCGGCCTCATCAGCCCCTGGAACCTGCCCCTCTACCTGCTCACCTTCAAGATCGCGCCCTGCATCGCCGCCGGCAACACCTGCGTGTGCAAACCCAGCGAGATGACCTCGGTGACCTCATGGAAGCTGGCGGCGCTGATGAAGAAAGCAG GTCTCCCTAGCGGGGTCGTAAACATGGTGTATGGTTATGGGCCAAAAGCCGGCGCAGCCCTGGTCCAACACCCAGATGTCCCTCTCATCTCCTTCACCGGAGGCACCGCCACCGGCCTGAAGATCACCGAGCTCTCTGCTCCCTACTGCAAAAAAATATCACTGGAG CTCGGGGGGAAGAACGCGGCCCTGGTCTTCGACGATGCGGATGTGGACGGGATGATCCCAACGTCGGTGAATTCGGGGTTCATCAACCAGGGGGAGATCTGTCTCTGCATGAGCCGAATCTACGTCCAGGACACCCTCTTTGACAAGTTCGTGGAGAAGTTTGTCGCTGCGGCCAG AGAAATGGTTGTCGGACCACCTACCAACAATGATTCGAAGCTTGGCGCCCTCATCAGTCAGGAGCATCTCAACAAGGTCAGAGGTTATGTAGCCCTTGCCAAGGAGGAAGGTGGCACAGTCCATTGCGGAGAAGGGGTGGACGACCTGACGCTACCGGAAGGCTACAAAAAC GGTTACTACATGAGGCCCACAGTCATCACGGGCCTATCCCAGAATTCCCGGTGCATCAAGGAGGAGATCTTTGGACCTGTTGTCTGCATCTTGCCATTTACAACGGAGGAGGAG GCCATTGAGAAAGCCAACGATGTAAAGTATGGACTGGCAGCTTGTGTTTGGACCAAGGACGTGAGTCGCACACACCGTGTCTCACAACAGCTCATG GCTGGTACTGTGTGGGCCAACTGCTGGCTAGTTCGTGACCTCAACATGCCCTTCGGAGGCATGAAGGCATCTGGCATCGGTCGCGAGGGGGTCAACGAATCCATGGACTTCTACACAGAGGCCAAGTGCATCTGTATCAAGCATTAA